Proteins encoded together in one Methanococcus voltae window:
- a CDS encoding SPFH domain-containing protein — translation MDWLLLPIVGLIILFIIIKSVVIVNQYELGLIFRLGKVVGSLRPGVNLIIPFIDNAIKVDVRTKVIDVPPQEMITRDNAGVTTDAVIYYRVMDVNRAVLEVQNYQYAIVNLAQTTLRAIIGSLELDEVLNKREYINNKLLESLDKDTDSWGVKVEKVELREIDPPTDIKNAMTQQMKAERLKRAAILEAEGEKQSKILRAQGTAESIKIEAEGQAKAIQTVAEAAQQYFKGEAQLYKSLDVTNSVLKENSKYVISENIMDVAKNFLNSKKN, via the coding sequence ATGGACTGGCTATTACTACCCATAGTAGGGCTAATTATATTATTTATAATTATTAAATCCGTTGTAATTGTTAACCAATACGAATTGGGTTTAATATTTAGATTAGGAAAAGTGGTAGGAAGTTTAAGACCTGGTGTAAACTTAATAATCCCTTTCATCGATAACGCGATAAAAGTGGATGTAAGAACAAAGGTAATCGATGTACCACCTCAAGAAATGATTACAAGAGATAACGCGGGAGTTACAACCGATGCGGTTATTTACTATAGAGTTATGGACGTTAACAGAGCAGTTCTTGAAGTTCAAAACTACCAGTATGCAATAGTAAATTTAGCTCAAACGACACTTAGGGCAATTATCGGAAGTCTTGAATTGGATGAAGTTTTAAACAAAAGGGAATACATAAATAACAAACTTTTAGAGTCACTCGATAAGGATACTGACAGTTGGGGGGTAAAAGTTGAAAAAGTAGAACTTAGGGAAATTGACCCGCCTACTGATATCAAAAACGCAATGACCCAACAAATGAAGGCTGAAAGGCTTAAAAGAGCTGCAATTTTGGAAGCTGAGGGGGAAAAGCAAAGTAAAATCCTTAGGGCGCAAGGTACTGCAGAAAGTATTAAAATTGAAGCTGAAGGGCAAGCTAAAGCAATACAAACAGTTGCAGAAGCTGCACAACAGTACTTTAAAGGTGAAGCACAACTTTATAAATCACTCGACGTTACAAATAGTGTTTTGAAAGAGAATTCAAAATATG